AGCTGGCATTACTGCTTGAGCAATATGGCTGAAGACAGTCAAGCTCAGTTATCTTGTCTTTGACAGAATGTTAAATCACTGCTTTCAAATTATTTATGTGCTTTTTATAACATcagttttataaattaattGATCATATTTTGGGTAGTTTAATGTAAGAGACTGGAATGTttaaggaaaaataaaccatGTGAATAGttagataaataaagatttttatttatattatcattatttctatgggaaattaattaaattaagaaTATAGATCAGCTACAAAACGCAGCGTTtgtttaaatatctgtaaattaGAGAAAAAAGGGATTGAACTCGGTGTAAACTGCAGTAAATATTTAGCTGAGTTTGGCAGCGCACCGGTCACCTATGTGTGAGGGCGCGTGCCCGCGCAGAGGGAGCAGAGGCGCGCGCGCAGCTGTTTAGGGGGACACGCTCCACTGAACCACCGGCACAAAATACACCCGAAACGTTTCACGAGGTTGCGCCTGAGCAGGGACACAAATAACGataaaaacagagcagaaaaacaaagaaagacaggAGCGAAGGTGGAGGAGGGAAACACGGAGGGTGGAGGAGGGAAACACGGAGGGCGCGAGGACGGATTTAAACTAACCGTCCATTAACGTCTGCAGCAGCTCGTCAGCGCCTGGTGTTCATGGAGAAGTTGGACTGAACCTGTTGAATGTTTCTGGAACATTATCAGGTAATTTTACTTGGAATTAACagattaaatttatattaaattccTGAAACATGGTTAATAAATATCGACACTAAAGATCAGTGACATTTAAACAGGATAATGTTTTTATGTCAGTCAGACTCATCTCTGCATGAATGTGGGTTCTGTTGGGCTTTTCTAagttaattctttttattttatttcttttattcttttattcatttctattttcattaaagttattttgtttttccttgatTAACAGGAGAAATTTACCcgaaaaagagttttttttcccccctgaaTTAATACTTTAACATATGATATGTGTATGTATTAGgcctgtcaaaaataacacctAAACGACGTTAATTAATTtgtgtaattaattgcgttaaaggagtcatcacccGGAAATGGCtctttttcaagttaaaacatgGTGTTGGAGCGAAGCGTTAACTTTCTTTCTAAAGTCTTTCTTTTGAAGATGGTGGAGTTTTTCTGTCAGGGActtttgttcacagcagaaaagGTAAATTCTGCAAAcctgtgattttaatttgctcctgtGATTTCGTCATCACAGGAATAAGACAGCCCGAATAATATGATGTAATGATATAAAGTCATTTACGGCTGACGCAGCTAAGGAAGGAGCCCataaactgtatataaaagatgggcggagcctccgtgacgtcacccataggtttctgaagagcaaaagtgaagctcattgggcggttcccaccgtcgccatcttggtagcgtcacagTGTTGTTggtcccggaaaatccaaaaatgggcaaagaggtggagctgagaggaggactgtgaaggtgggggtggatgattgacaaccatctaACTCCCAGCTGCTGGTAGCTAAGAGCTACCTGAGCTAACCCCAAGCAtcagtagctaaccagctaacagaggtaggcgggctaaagctaaggcacgctgttagccgGTTAAAAACTGCAGTTATGCTGCAGGCTCCTTTCTTTCCGCGGATACCTGCcagtcaaaaggacacgcccctaattatgccaaatttcaagattaaataacatccaaatggatgagttagaaaaaaattcacccccctcacagttttcattaaagtaagcttgacctattaatcctaaaatcttGTAcgaggctttaaacatgtttatttctgctgtgaagttggtcttttaaaCATGGGAGtttatggggatttgctctgttttggagcccctagtagCTGGGAGGTGAACTGCAGGTTGTTGCatttccgcataggcttcacattttaccggcggaggttgccgcttggacgagcctaaaagtttaacccctGCAAAGTACAAATGAGCCccgtgttttctttcttttaacgGGGGTGAATCGCTCTGCTATGTAAATTTTTGTTAACATTTAGTTGTAAACGTGCTTCTCCCACCATCTcggtatcttcactctcagactcggagtctggttcaaacataaatggctgaattccacatgctgctgctggGTCATGTTCGCTGGCCATCACTAAGCTGTAGATGTTTAGGAGTTTGCATGCACTGGGCCAGCcaacacacacttcattaacattagtcaaaagctCGCATGAACTCTCACAAAACCAAGTTGTGTTATGAGCAAAGAGTCTAAACAAGCgctatgtttgatttttttttaaatatgtttttaaaaaaatattcattttattttttttttatattttaaacgcAATTAACGCATGCGTGGCATGACGAGCCCCGTACACCCATCACTTCTCTGTCATGACGGCACATGGAGAGGAAAGATGGAAGAGATCAGCCGGCTGGTTTtatggatggacttgagaataaactGCATTAATGGACGTTACCTCCATGGAGAATGGGGGTGTTTtaaccaagcggcaacctccagcAGTAAAATATGAAGcatatgcggaagtgcaaaaaaatggCAGTGAcaggaaaaaagtgtaaaaaaaactgaagaaaaactcttaaaacaaacagccaatgatctattgTCCTGATGGGAAaacaccttgggaggtgtttttCTATGGTGACCTTGGGGTCTCCAGTCTATCTTCTGTTTCTGTGCACTATGCCGGCTACTTGGTGGCGTTCCCTGTATTTTTTGCCGGCCAGGATCTTGCACCCAGCTGGGaagtgctggattgtttcaggggcctctttcaaaacatttctattttatcattaataagattgtttttcagtaaataaattcTTTGTTTAGGAATTAGGGATCATATAAGCTTGTGCTTCCACCCACTCCTTTTgaactttttgtgttttattttttgatcatgtattttattttatttttgtttgtgtcattatgttcaaataaacttcaatcaatcaataaatgagATCTCTTTGGACTCACACGTGTCAGTGGTAATAGCCAGGAATATGTCTTTCAGGAGATTTACCTGATTTATCTTGGATGACCCCGGAAGTGTCCTTGATGCCCACAGAGATGGACGGGCAGGTGAATCCACTGGAGAGAGATTACTCTCTGAGTGTGGTCCTCCCGGGAGGTCTGGAGGAAAATGCCACCGTGCATGGAAGGTACTTAAACGCATCTGCTGCTTTCTAGACAAACCTTTCACTAAGCATAGAAAATACACTTGTTATGTACAATAAAACGATGTCTTTCCTTCAGTAAACCGGTCATGGACTTTCTGGTGACGCTGTGTGCGAGTTACCACCTGAATCCTTCTGACTACACTGTTGAGTTTCTCTCGCCCAACAAGAACAACATCAGCTTCAAACCGAACTCTCCTGTCGGCCTGCTGGACGCCGACAAGATTGTGCTGAAGCCCAGAGGGATCGAGGAAAAAACGAAGAGGCTGTACATGCCTGAGGTAGAACGAGAAGAGCAGTAACTAAAtaagagaaagagggaaaaaaaaaaaattatggagAATATGAGCTGATGTACGTTGTGTCTGCAGGCGACGGTGCGTCTGCTGATTAACTACAATACGTCCCATAAGACGGTGGTGAGGGTGAATCCCAGGCTGCCTCTGCAGATGCTGCTGCCAGTGGTGTGTGAGAAGTGTGAGTTCAACATAGAAACAACCATCTTACTGCGAGACGCGCAGTCCAGAGAGAAACTCGACCTGTCAAAGACCTTAAATGACCACGGACTGAGGGAGGTGTTCGCCGAAGACACCAGCGACCACAGAGTCAAGACGTCTGCAGCAGGTGTGTTCTTCTGATTCCACGTTGGTAAAGGTGGTTTTAAAGACTTGAGGAAAGAAATCTGCAATCCCAGATATTCCCAGAAGGGAAAGTAAATCCTATAACTGCTAACATGACGAATATCATGCAGCATGTTAATCCAGTCCTCCTAAGGCCTTTCTCACTAGCTACTAACCATCTGTGGCTTCAGGCCCAAATATAAGATGTGAAAAGATGGAAGTTGTTATCTCCAGAACTTTACCTTTTATTGTCCATCCTTGTATCCGGTACTACTACTAAAAGAACtctggatccattttaagctgtaaCACAACTCtggattcagcttgttcagctgcgtCTGcctgatggacatgaagttctcaGCATCCCTGGAAGAGTTTATGAGGCaggatttctgtctgatttccagctggATGAAGACACGTGTTGTCCTACATGGTTGGAGTGGGATCACCTGGATGTGAGATGCAGAAATGAGGAGCTGTGGTGGAAACATCACTGTGTAGTagaaacctgttctagaggaaaccTCCGGTTTTTTGGCCTCAGGCTGCATCATGAAGCCGGTCACATCTCAGTGTTAGAAAATAGAGCAGTTCATGTTTACGTCACCTCGTGGTAACGCTGGACGGAAGTGTCAAAAAAATCTCAGAGGTTTTCTCTCAGGCCGAGCTCCCAGTGCTGTTAGTGGGATAAATCTAACCAGCCTGGTGATGATGTCTCcggctgctgctggtgtttcAGTTTTTGACCCACTTCAGGCTGTTTAAAACTGGTCAATGATCCAACCAAAGTTTACGCCTCCTGCCGGATGCCTCCAGTCACCTGATCTGAGTCGAGCAGGGCTCCTCTGGGATGCTCGTGTGAttaaggttttcaatgtttaGGGGGATCTGTGTGATCTTTAGACCAGTTTCTGACAGCAGAGGGAACTTTGTTCTTAAAGCTGCAGCGTGTCCCgcctgctttttgttttaaaacgcTGAATAAAGTCTTCTGTATTTAACATGATTAGGATATTTCAGTCAGAACAGGCTAACCTGTGCTGgtttctgtctgcagcagctgccaCACCAGCAGAAGTCATCTCGCCACCTCCACTACCAGGTACCAGTAAAACAAAGCTCAGCATGCAGCATTTCTGTGTTTCATTCACTGATGAGAGCTGTTGCCGTCGCGTAGAGCTGCCGAAGGAGAAGAAGCAAACTAAAAGAGGATTCTTCAGCTTGTTtagaagaaggaagaagaaacaGGAAGCGGTACGTCATCCTGACTTGGATGTAAATGTTTTGTAACGTGACCcaaacttgaatttttctgAATCTGGTAGCACGTTGCAGCGAGTGCTCCATCTTCTCCTGGTCTCAGCAAACAAGTGTGGGGAGTTGTAAGCTCAGAGAGCATTTCCACCGCAAACACCCTGCCTGCAGATCTTCACACGAAGAGGAGAGCCCCCCCGCCGCCGGTGGGGGCCTCGCTGAGGGTCCCGAACCACCTGAGCACCGGCCATGTGGAAGGAGCGCAGGTGAAAggctggattttattttattttctttttttttattatgtttggtttgacattttaattttatttagttttgttttatttactttttatgatttttttttttctagttttattttttacttttttattcttgctgtttgttttattttgtttttaaattttgttttctgctattttattttgttctgtttttgttttatcttttgtttagtcttttttcattttatcgtttttcttagttttattctatttcaCCGTTTTTTactaatctattttatttttgtttcatgctTTTACAGTGagcttttttatattatattttttaaaatctatttcagtctttttttaaatatttatttttatgctgtgtgtttatttatttgtttattttaaattgagaATAAAAAGGAACATCCCCCTCTCATAAAGTCTTGTTTTTGCAGAGATCAGGAGGATCTACATTAAGAAGTACCAAGAGGAGGGCCCCACCTCCTCCCGGTACAAACACCCTCCAGGATGTGAGGAATGACGCTGATGTTGGAGGTAAAGTTTTTATTACATGACAGCTCTGCTTTGTGATCAACATTGtaccaaaaaattaaaaaaagacctTTTATCGCCATGTTATAATAACCATAACATACCATAAAACTCATAAATGTGAGGTTTtgtgccatctagtggtcatTGTCTGAAACACACCAGAATGATCCCAGATGACCTTTTCCAGCATTTCAGTGAAGATCAGATGGTTTAGAGCCAGCTGAGTTCTTGTATCTGCCAAATCCTCACAGCCTCCGTCACCCACACAAGATCAAGAGAGAAATTAAGATTAAAATGTCTGAACAAATAGAATCAAGCAGCAGATTTGGCAACTTTTATCAGTCGAACTGTTTAACCTTGTTTAGGAAGTTTAAAGTAACCCGGTGCCTTGTTCATGGATCATACCGGCTTCAGCCTGCTCCAGGATAAATCCTCTGTTGTCCCAGCTGTCATTCCCCCTCATCCTCTCTCTGGGTCCAGGCTCTCCCTGCATGGCTGACTGCAGGACAACAGACATTTTGTTATtagaaccaggacctgagagaacGTCAGCTTTCAGAGGTCCAGTTAATGAAACAGAACGGAACAAACTGCTGAGCTGGTGTCCATGTTGGACTGGAAAAACACCTCCCAGCAGAGACTTAATGATCTAGAAACCTACTCCAGGTCTCCCACTCCCACCTATGATGGGCCGAAAGAATGCAGTGCATCAGCTTTCAGAGGCGTGACTGCCTGGAAGCTTCATGTCTGGGTCCAGTTTGGAAACATCCACATCAGGGGTGTCAATATCACGTTAGCTAAAGAGCCACATACATCACCTGGTCTCCAGTGGGTTAGACTGGTAAAATGACAGCACGATAacctataaatataaaaaactcTACAAGATGTTTAATGAACCTCTTTGAAAACTATGAACaacttgaaataaaataatttctattgtGACAAAGAAATTTatccactgagggactaatgaAAGTTTTTTATTGAGAAAAATAGTGAAGTTTTAACTTGtgacacatttaaatatttttgtgtatatttatgttattattttatttatattaaaatgtttatttatttatgacttTATGGAATAAATgttaacctgtttttatttatttgagatatttacacatttgcacaTGAACTATAACGTACAGATCACAACTTATCTACAAAGATTACAAAACATTCATCTCAAGCATCTGGAAGGGAAAAATCCAGAATTCCACATGCTGAGCAGAGTAACTTTTCCAGAtgtagaagttattttaaatgtacatacgtgtacatttccacatgtgtgtagtcaTCCTGGCCTGGACTGACTCACCTCATGCATCTGTTAGGTCAGAAAGATGGAACGAGTTCTCCTCCTGCCCTGGAAacgttttacataaaaaatgctGCCTCACATGGAAAAGACGGACTTCATTAAATTTGTCCTGCGGGCCTGATTAGTCTCTCTGGTGGGCCGGTTTTGGCCCCCGGGCCGTATGTTTAACACCTCTGCTCTACACTGAAGgcaagctgttgtgtttttcttaccACTTACAGACTCTGTCGTCTGGAGGGCGTGAATGATGGCTGCTGTCTCCTTTCCCTCTCCTTCCACcatccctcttcctcctcctgcgtCGGCTTCCTCTTCCTCGTCCCGTCTGCCGGCTGCATATCTGTACTGTTTATAATTTGTCTGCTGGcttctttcttcagttttttgttAAAGTCTCTTAAAGTTTTtgtcctgtttgtgttttttcctcttaatgGGTTTTATAAACTAATTATTGTGCCTTTTTATTCAAAAGCCAGATTGATGAAtattctctcttcttttctaCGTGTCTGATGTCTTTCCTATTCcctactttatttttatttttaacgtAATTGTCTTTTATATCTTAATTCTTTTATATATAAGACGTTGGGTTTATGTGCAGTTTTGAGTTTGAGATGAGATTTCGTCtcataaataaactattttaatgtttgtatttatattaaaatcttCATCATTcccttgagttttttttttaagtcaaatattagaaaaatgaagcaaatttaaaataaatgtatggcTCACTTCGTAGAGgaagttatttttttcccagtttctAACAGCTAGACGTGTTTATCGGATTCTCTCTGCAAAACgtcctctttaaaaaaaaagaaaaaactgcataTGTTTACTTTGTAAGTGGCAAATACTTTAATTAAAATgctcagaataaataaaaaaatgacccaAGTTCTGACCAAGCATGTTAATTTGAGTCGGGCATGTTGACTTTGGCCTCGGAGGACCAGAACGGGACATCCCATCATAACAGAATCACACAGcatgattattaaattaaaacctaATTTTAGCTTTAGAGTTTTATTAGTTGCTGGATATGAGCTGTAAAAGATTcatttgttgtgtttccatGGTATTTATAGCATGATGcttccaccaccgtgcttcacTGAAGGGCTGGTTGGTATAAAGTTTATCAGAGTTCTGCAGAACTTCTCATCTaattgtcttgttttatttattatttaatttatttattattagtttgtCCTGGCAGGCTGTGTGAACCATGAAGCTTGTACATACTTGTGTACCTGAAAACCttcttcagtttgttcagtttgccATAGTTGGACTCGGGTCTGGTTCAGCTCCGTtcctgaagatccaccatcctgcaggttttaatgttGTCCTGGAACAACAcctgatgaaaaatgaaaagctgcTTCTACACCagcctgctaatgagccattggTTTGAAtcggtgtgttgcagcaggatgGTGAACCTCCAGGACCGAGGTTGATGACCACTGTCATATCTCAAGGATTAGTAATGGAGAAAAATAGAATTACAgttttgtaaattgtaaattttttgttttaggttattgaaaatgattatttttctttatttttaaggtaaagatatttatttaaatgagctCATTCAGATTGAAACTGTTTCTGTTTGCTGCAGACTCTCTGAAAACTCTGGAGGAGCTGAGAGAAACCGACGACTCCGTCAACCTGTCGGCCTCGTCTTCATCACCCCATCCTCTTCAGTCCCCACGGCCATCGCCGACTTATCTTCAGGAAGTACCTGATCCCCGTCTGCCTTCTTTCCGAAGAAGAGACTTCTCCGACGCCCGCTCTGCTCTCGCCAAAGTCCTTACATCTTCAGTCTCCAAAGGAGCGCTGGCCAAACGTCTGAGGAACTCCGCTGCCTTCCCTAAATTCCACGTCTCCTCTTGTGTGTCCATGTCTCCAGAGTGTCTGGATAACGGCCTTGAGTCTGCTCTCATATCCAGCACTCGTTCCC
This DNA window, taken from Melanotaenia boesemani isolate fMelBoe1 chromosome 24, fMelBoe1.pri, whole genome shotgun sequence, encodes the following:
- the LOC121635911 gene encoding cordon-bleu protein-like 1 isoform X1, with translation MDSGDLPDLSWMTPEVSLMPTEMDGQVNPLERDYSLSVVLPGGLEENATVHGSKPVMDFLVTLCASYHLNPSDYTVEFLSPNKNNISFKPNSPVGLLDADKIVLKPRGIEEKTKRLYMPEATVRLLINYNTSHKTVVRVNPRLPLQMLLPVVCEKCEFNIETTILLRDAQSREKLDLSKTLNDHGLREVFAEDTSDHRVKTSAAAAATPAEVISPPPLPELPKEKKQTKRGFFSLFRRRKKKQEAHVAASAPSSPGLSKQVWGVVSSESISTANTLPADLHTKRRAPPPPVGASLRVPNHLSTGHVEGAQRSGGSTLRSTKRRAPPPPGTNTLQDVRNDADVGDSLKTLEELRETDDSVNLSASSSSPHPLQSPRPSPTYLQEVPDPRLPSFRRRDFSDARSALAKVLTSSVSKGALAKRLRNSAAFPKFHVSSCVSMSPECLDNGLESALISSTRSPTGNKWEDPVERSGITTFKVVPSKHLSSCDPELMVDDPELMVDDPDQYQISAEDPESTAFPDVGNDQTEEDLCSPDGSESETRLHSPDSSQQDEDVASPPPLLHPASRNGPGPPLFQVRDAGRKRSDDGESSEEMPAAQSHCREDVNPESDVALEGPTEFIQSPTADLDPCSSDGKKDEEEEKHEEEEEEEVNFPPPPPPVFFTEDLDVTEKDGNNSAASIQASFQPDRPTSDPHATAFSEAQKTESTSAVPEQSLDRTNVAPSRFALAVAMAVQRSRLHSLGKDLRPQVSGSPHHTLPSPPRSTYQYGA
- the LOC121635911 gene encoding cordon-bleu protein-like 1 isoform X2, with product MDSGDLPDLSWMTPEVSLMPTEMDGQVNPLERDYSLSVVLPGGLEENATVHGSKPVMDFLVTLCASYHLNPSDYTVEFLSPNKNNISFKPNSPVGLLDADKIVLKPRGIEEKTKRLYMPEATVRLLINYNTSHKTVVRVNPRLPLQMLLPVVCEKCEFNIETTILLRDAQSREKLDLSKTLNDHGLREVFAEDTSDHRVKTSAAAATPAEVISPPPLPELPKEKKQTKRGFFSLFRRRKKKQEAHVAASAPSSPGLSKQVWGVVSSESISTANTLPADLHTKRRAPPPPVGASLRVPNHLSTGHVEGAQRSGGSTLRSTKRRAPPPPGTNTLQDVRNDADVGDSLKTLEELRETDDSVNLSASSSSPHPLQSPRPSPTYLQEVPDPRLPSFRRRDFSDARSALAKVLTSSVSKGALAKRLRNSAAFPKFHVSSCVSMSPECLDNGLESALISSTRSPTGNKWEDPVERSGITTFKVVPSKHLSSCDPELMVDDPELMVDDPDQYQISAEDPESTAFPDVGNDQTEEDLCSPDGSESETRLHSPDSSQQDEDVASPPPLLHPASRNGPGPPLFQVRDAGRKRSDDGESSEEMPAAQSHCREDVNPESDVALEGPTEFIQSPTADLDPCSSDGKKDEEEEKHEEEEEEEVNFPPPPPPVFFTEDLDVTEKDGNNSAASIQASFQPDRPTSDPHATAFSEAQKTESTSAVPEQSLDRTNVAPSRFALAVAMAVQRSRLHSLGKDLRPQVSGSPHHTLPSPPRSTYQYGA
- the LOC121635911 gene encoding protein cordon-bleu-like isoform X3 codes for the protein MDGQVNPLERDYSLSVVLPGGLEENATVHGSKPVMDFLVTLCASYHLNPSDYTVEFLSPNKNNISFKPNSPVGLLDADKIVLKPRGIEEKTKRLYMPEATVRLLINYNTSHKTVVRVNPRLPLQMLLPVVCEKCEFNIETTILLRDAQSREKLDLSKTLNDHGLREVFAEDTSDHRVKTSAAAAATPAEVISPPPLPELPKEKKQTKRGFFSLFRRRKKKQEAHVAASAPSSPGLSKQVWGVVSSESISTANTLPADLHTKRRAPPPPVGASLRVPNHLSTGHVEGAQRSGGSTLRSTKRRAPPPPGTNTLQDVRNDADVGDSLKTLEELRETDDSVNLSASSSSPHPLQSPRPSPTYLQEVPDPRLPSFRRRDFSDARSALAKVLTSSVSKGALAKRLRNSAAFPKFHVSSCVSMSPECLDNGLESALISSTRSPTGNKWEDPVERSGITTFKVVPSKHLSSCDPELMVDDPELMVDDPDQYQISAEDPESTAFPDVGNDQTEEDLCSPDGSESETRLHSPDSSQQDEDVASPPPLLHPASRNGPGPPLFQVRDAGRKRSDDGESSEEMPAAQSHCREDVNPESDVALEGPTEFIQSPTADLDPCSSDGKKDEEEEKHEEEEEEEVNFPPPPPPVFFTEDLDVTEKDGNNSAASIQASFQPDRPTSDPHATAFSEAQKTESTSAVPEQSLDRTNVAPSRFALAVAMAVQRSRLHSLGKDLRPQVSGSPHHTLPSPPRSTYQYGA